One Skermanella sp. TT6 genomic window, AGAACGTGGGCGGGTTACTAAGCAAGCACGGCAAGCCTTTTTTGAGGGAGTTGTCCCTCAGGGCATGGCATCTCGGCTACGTCGTTCAGGTGGCGCTCCTGGACGCCGTGGACTACGGGGTTCCGCAGTATCGCCAGCGGGCGTTTCTCGTCGGTGAGCAGTCGAACGATGGGATCGCACGCTTTAAGTTCCCGGATCCAGTTTCCCGCGCCAAGCGTGCGACAGTAAGGGACGCCATTGGCGATCTGCCGAGTCCTCTGGCAGACGGCAGCGTTCATCCCGACTTTCCTAACCATTATCGGGAGGCGCGCCTTTCCGCGCTCAATATTGAGCGGATCAAGCACGTGCCGCCGGGCGGCGGGAGGGAGCATCTACCGGAAGAGCTCCAACTCGCCTGCCATCGCAACAATCCCGGCCATCGCCACATGGACGTCTATGGACGCCTTGCATGGGACGAGCCGTCCGTCACTCTGACGGCCCGGTTCGATAGTTTTACGAGGGGCAGATTTGGGCACCCGGTCGAGCATCGGAGCCTGACAATTAGGGAGGGGGCGCGGATTCAAACCTTTCCCGACACCTTCGTTTTCGAAGGTAATCGGGAAGATGGGGCCCGACAAGTTGGAAACGCCGTGCCCCCTTTGTTCGCTCAACGTCTGGGCGATGCTCTGATGCGGCGACTATATGTTGACACGTCCTGCACAACCATCAACAGTCCAAACGATTTTGGATTGACGATGGAACTGCTGTGACACCTGAACTAGATTTTCCGCAAGCAAACGAAAACGCAACACCAGGGATGGGCGCGCAGGGCGCGGATAATCCCCCTGAAGCACAGGTGCCGGTGGATGAGCCGCTCCCGCCCGAAGCTGCCCCAGACCTGTCACTCACGACTGAAGGAACCGAAGCAGACGACCCTGAAGCCGACGAAGAGGCAGCGCTTGGCGATCGCGGTGGAAGGCCAACTGGACTCCTGCCGAACCGAACTCCAGACGGAGATCTCTGCTGGCCTACTCCTGACAGGGATTCGCTTCAGATCGGGAAATTTGAGGGAAGCTATGAGCCTAGCCGATTTATCGGTGCGCTTCTGCGGATGGATGGGCGCAACGGGCGTTCTGAGATTGAAATTCGGGAAACTATCGGCGAAAGGATAAGCCGACCCCGACGCTGCCACTTGATGGCTGAACGCATGGCCATCCTCCATCCCTTCGGTGGCATCACCAAGCTCGGCCGCCTTGGGCGAATGCTTCGGAATGCGGCTCAACCGGATGGCTTTAAGAAGATGATCGCTGGGGAGGCGCTCGAACTCCTCAAACGCTATCAGTTCAACAATCCGGCGGAAAAGGCTTTACCTCCAGAATGCGACGTACATCCCTACTATGTTGTTCTGAAAGCCACGGCCGCCTTGGATTGGAGAATCCATTGGGATGAAGTAAACCGCGAACTCATGCGAATTATGCGGGATGAGCAACTCGATCAGGCTATCGAAAACATACGTCAAGCGCGCCGTGATCCCAACTACGCTACTTTTATCGGTAGCGGCACAAACGCGTCGGGGCTCCTGAGGGCTAGAACCCATCACGCCTATCCTACTTCTTCTCTGGCCAAGACGCCCATAGGCCAGCTTTGTGACCGCGAGATGACACCGTTCCTAAAGAAGGCTGGGTTTGGAGGCATAATTCTAGAGTCGCCAGGAACCCCGGGAAAAGGTTACTGGAAAGTTCCGGAAAATATGCGCGAACTCGTCCAGCGCGCCGTTGCGGAAGCGCCGATCACTAGGGTGTTCGCATCCAAGGAAGAATGGGTCGACTGGTTCTGCGAGGGCCTTACTGGAGTTCAGGAGGGGCTCCTTGACGGCATCGAGGTCAACGAAGACGAACTTGATGTAGCTGTTCCAGTCTCGGAACTAACGTTGGAAAAGCTGAAAGCGGCCATCAGCCGCCATGATCCCGAACTTGCGTATAAGGACGAACTGCTGGGAGCTATAGCGGAATTTGGGTGACGAGGTGTTCAGGCGGCGCTCTGTGATGTCGGCACGCTGACCTCGATGCCGTCGCGGAATTTGACGCCTTGGATGATCTTGGGCAACTGGTTTTCGCCCTGAAGTCGCCGCCAAGTTCTGGATGCTGCCGAGATCAGCTTGAAGACCATGAGCTTGGCGGTGTCCTGCGAGAGCGCGCCCTTGGTGCGGATCGTCCGGTGCCGGACCGTGGCGAAGACGCTCTCGATCGGATTAGTTGTCCGCACGTGGTCCCAGTGCTCGGCCGGGAAGCTGTAGAACGCCAGCAGGGCATCACGGTCCTTGGTCAGACACTCGACGGCACCGGAGTACTTGGCGCCGTACTTCTTCTCGAAGGTATCAAGGGCGCGCTCCGCCGCCTTGAGGTCGGGCGCCATCCAGATCTCCCGCAGGTCCTGCTTGACCGCGGGCTGGAGCGATTTCGCCACCTTGTTGAGAACATTGGAACTTTTATGAAACCAGCAGCGCTGGTGCCGTGTTCCGGGGAAGACCTCGTCGAGCGCCTTCCAGAAGCCCAGAGCACCATCGGCGACCGCCAGTTCAGGAGCGATCGTGAGCCCACGGGCCTTCAGATCGATCAGCAGTTCGCGCCAGCTCTGGGCGCTCTCGCGAACGCCGACCTGGAAGCCGATCAGCTCCTTTTTACCTTCCGGCGTGGCGCCGATCATCACCAGCATGCACTCGGCGGTGGGTTCCATACGGGCCTGGAGGTAGACGCCGTCGGCCCAGACATAAACATAGCGCCGGGCCGACAGGTCCCGCCGTTGCCAGCGCGCGTAATCTTCCGCCCAGCTCTCCTTCAGCCGGGAAATGACCGCCGGCGACAGATTGGGCGCGTCCTTGCCGAGCAGCACGCTCAGCGCCTCCTGAAAATCACCGGCCGAGACACCGCGCAGGTAGAGGATCGGCAGCAAAGCATCCAGACTTGTCGTCCGGCGCGCCCAGCGCGGTAGCAGCGCCGAACTGAACCGGATCCGCTCGGCAGCCGGACCGGGATCCCGGTCACGGACCTTGACCCGCTGGACCTCGACCGGCCCGATCCCGGTCTGGATCACCCGTTCCGGTCCATGGCCATGCCGGACCAGCCGGTCCCGGCCATCAGCCAGCTTCAGGTCTTTGCCGGCAGCCAGAAAAGCCGCCACCTCGGCTTCGATGGCCTGCTCCAGCAACTGGCGTGCTCCCGATCGGAGAAGGGCCGTCAGGGGATCATCGATCTCGTTGGGCTGGCGAAGCCGGACAATGCTGTTATCTTCCGTCATGGCGTAGCGCTCCCTCGTGGAGGTTCTGGCAGGCGTCAAGCACCTACCTCGTTACGCCACCTTCCTCACCTCGTCATCACCCAGTTTCCGCCATAGCTCAACTGCTGGCATCCGTTGTCGCTGCGCTGCGATCTGGCGATGGGCGTAATTTCGTTATCCTGCGCGGAGTGAGCGGCACTGGTAAGTCCCGTCTTGTTTCCGCCGTGGCCAAGGCTGTATATGATGCAGCGGATGTAAGGCAACCTTGGCTGACCATCATCGAGATCCGGCCGGACTGGAGGGATGGAGCACCTCTTCTCGGCCATTACGACCCAATTGCCAAACAATATGTGAAACGACGTTTTCTCGATGCGCTGTTGGCGGCTAGCAGCGGCGACTCTCCAGTCTTCGTCTGCCTCGACGAGATGAACCTTGCTCGCGTCGAATACTACCTTGCAGACTGTTTAAGTGCCATGGAATCGGGTAATCCCATAGTTCTCGACTCGCGTGGCAACCAGGAAGTGCCAGAGCAAGTCCAATGGCCCCGGAATCTCTATCTGTTCGGCACCGTAAACGTAGACGAATCCACGTTCTCGATCAGCGACAAAGTTCTGGACAGGGCACAAGTTATCGACAGCAGCGACATTGATCTCGAGGGTCCGCTGAACGCTTGGCTGAATGGCGCCAGGTCGCTCAAGCAAACGGACCGCGATAGAGTGAAGTCGATCATAATGGGCATATGGAACATTCTCAGAACCCTCGACGCTCATTTCGGATTCCGCACGGTGAAGGCCATCGTGAACTATGTCGATCAGGCAATTGCGAGTTCGGACGGTTCTCTGAGTGTCGATGCGGCACTTGAGATGCAGGTGCGCCAGAAGATACTGGTCAAGCTCCGGGGAGAAGGGGAGCGGTGGATCGACACACTCTCGGAACTTGAAGAAGTTGTCAACCGACTCGGCACCGGAACTAAATCGTCCGTGATCGTCTCCAGGATGAGTTCCGATTTGGAAAGGTTGGGGAGTTTCCAGTTTTGGAACTGAAGATCCTGATCCGGTTGAGCGGGGAGAGCAAAACCTACGAGCTTTATCCCGTGGCTCGCATCCCTGAGGGTTTCTTCCGCGAACAAGGCAAATACGAGTTCGCCGTCGAGATTGGGGAAGCTATTCGGTCGTCTGTTGTCGAGCTCGCGGTGAACGACGTTCTCTGCGACCGCCGATTAAGCTGCGGCGAAGCGGTTTTCGTCTACGAACCCAAGTTCTATGCGGGTGACATCCGCATCGCCCTGCTCGTCAACGGCCGAGTTCAATCCACATTCGAGACCGTCGTAGACCCGAATTTGAGCAAGCTGACACGGGACGAGTATGCGTCAATGGTTTCGGAGGTGGCCTCGGCAACTCTCGCGATTTTCAGATTTGGGGGCGTGACGATACCGGCCAGCGCCGGAACTGTCGGACAACGTCCTGACATCGTTGCGTTGGAACTCGTCCGGTCGAACATCGAACCTTTTGAGAGGGCGTTGTCCCGGATCGCCGACAGGCCAAACCGTGCGCTGCGATCGTCCTCGGTCAGGTCACACCTTCTTCTCGCGAGGAACGTCGACGATCAGGCAATCTCTGGAGCTTTCTCTCGGGGTAAGGTGCGGGCCGCCGCTGCCGAAGAGAAACGGGCCTTCCCCTCGTTCGTGGACGCGTGCGACGGAAACTGGATAACGGAGGTAATCGAACTCCAGCGAAAAGAGACGCTCGACATCTACGAGCACCGTGCGCTCCTGGGGTTCATTCGCTGGCTTGACGTCACGCTCGGCCTGATCCGGCGCCATCTTGTCGCGAGCCTAGACGACCCTGAGTTCAAAGGTCCAGCGGCCCGCATCTGGATAGGACGCATAGAGAGGTGGCGGACCCGGCTTGGAATGTTATCGCGGCGGTCTCTGTTCGACGGGCTGAAGCTGGACCCGCACCTCAGGGCGACCACCGTCTTCCGGCTACATCCCGACTACGCAACAGCTTTCGCGGCCATGTCGCGGATGCGGGCAGGTCTACGGCTGGAAAGTGGCTCCGCTACACCCGCTATACCCATAGATCGAACATACCAACTGTACGAATATTGGTGCTATATCGGAGTGCTCCGCGCCGTCGCGGCTCGATTTCCCGAGACGCGTGCCCAGGTAGCGCGTTTGGTGCAAGGTCTGCTCAACGCAGGCGAGCTTGGATTCGCACTTTCCAAGGGTGAAATGTCTCACCTTTCTTTTGGCCCAGGTCTACGTCTTTCGTATCAGCGGTCATACGCACCGAGGTCTCAAAATGGACAAGGACGGACCCTTTTGGTCGAAGCAGTGCCTGACGTCGTAATTGAGTCCCTGGACGAACAGGGCCGCGTCGTTGGCATCGTGGTCGCCGATCCCAAGTATCGGAAGGGATCATCACTGCTGGACGGCATACGCGACCTTCATGTCTACCGGGACGCTATTGTGGACGAGGCCGGAAATAGGCTGGTAAAGGGGGCGGTGGCATTTGCGCCCCGCCCCGGAAGCCTTGCTACTGACCGTTTCGCAATTCCGTCAGATGTTCCAGGCGCACTGGCCGTTCGCCCCGGACACGATTCTCACGTATTCGATCGCTTCATTACCGCCGCCGCTGCTATTTTGGGCAAACCATTGGAGACTGAAAGCGGGCTCTTCCCCGAGCCCGCTGACGCCAGTGCGGCCCAAGTCGCCGCTTGATCGACACAGAACAGGGATTTCTGAATGTAGCCATTTTCGCGGCTGTGGTGCATGGAGGTCGCAGAGCACAGACTTCTGCCCTGGTTCGTTGATTTTCAAGCAGCGCGGACAGACTCCGGGCGTCCGAGGTCGAGCATTCGGTTGAGGACGGTGACGGCGATCCGGGTTTCGACCTCCTGGGCCGGGCAGGTGTGCGAGCGCAAGGTGTCGCCGATGATGCGCTTGTATCGACTCATCGCTCCCTCCGCTCCAGCCCTCGCGTTGTAGCCGGAAGTTCGCTGCCAGCCCATCCGGCCCTGCCCGGCAATGGCCTGGATATGGCGATCGCGCTGGGTTGGATCGCTTTCGTTCGATGAACTGAGCACGGCCGTCGAGCGCGGTGGCACGACAACCGCAGCTTCCGCCGAGTGCCCGGCCACAGCATCGTAAACCCGGTCCTGGTCATAGGCGCCACCGGCAACGACCGCGGCGAGCGGCTCGTCGACCTGGTCGAGCAGCGGGCCGAGTTCGGCGGCATTGTCGACCTCCTTGCTGGTCAGGGTCGAGGCGACAATCGTGCCGGTCTTCGCATCCACAGCCAGGTGCAGCTTCCTCCAGGCGCGACGGCGCTGGGTTCCATGCTTCTCGACCAGCCACTCCCCAATAAACCGTAAACCAGCGACGAAGGCATCTTTTCCGCAGGTCTGTTGAGGGCGAGTTTTCCTGGTGACAGGAACTCCATGGAGGCTGCAATGGCCGATGGCGGACACTTGGGGGATCGGGAGCACTTTTGGCGGGAGCACGTGGCCGGCTGGAAGAGCAGCGGCCTGTCGCTGGTTTACGATGGGGCAAAAGCTCTCACGGATACGCCAGCCGTCAAGAAACGGTCCGTCAATATCTGACACATAGGATAGCCCGGCATTCGCCGCCAGGCGCAGTCACGGAGGCATCCTTGGCCTACGGCCAGATCGACAACATCTTCCAGCTCCTGCTGATGATGCAGGGAACGCGCCTGGGCGTGTCGCTGCAGGACATCCAGAAAGAATTCCGCGTCAGCCGGCGCACGGCCGAGCGCATGCGCGACGTCGTGGTCCGGGTCTTCGGCAACCGCGTCGAGGTGGTTTCGTCCGACGAACCGGTGAAGCGTTGGCGCATCGCGCCCGGCACGCTCAGCGAGCTGGTCGCCGTATCCCCCGAGGAGCTGCTCGAGATGGAGGCGGCGGAGCAGGCGCTGCGGCGCGAGGGGCTCGAGGTGCGGGCCGTCATCCTCGGCCGGCTCGCCATCAAGCTGCGGGCGTCGCTGCAGCCCCGGGAACTCGCCCGCATGGAGCCCGACCTCGCGGCCCTCATCGAGGCCGAAGGGCTCGCCGCGCGGCCGGGACCCCGTCCGGCCGTGACGCCGGAGGTGCTCGCCCCGCTCCGCCATGCCTTCAAAGCGATGGAGCGGGTGCGCCTGTACTATTCGCCGCGCGGCGGCGGGAAGGCGGGCTGGCGAACCGTGTCGCCGCTCGGCCTGCTCTACGGCGTCCGCCACTACCTCGTCGCGGTGCCGGACGGCAGGACCCAGCCGCGGCTGTACAGCCTGCCGAACATCGGCAGGGTGGAGCGCCTGGCCGAGACGGCGCATCGCCCGCCAGGCTTCGACCTGCGCCGCTACGCCGCCCAGTCGTTCGGCATCTTCCAGGAGCAACCGGCCGACATCGTGCTGCGCTTCGATCCGGCCCGTGCCGCCGACGCCGCGGCGCACCGGTTCCATGACGACGAAGCCAAGGAGAACGGGCCGGACGGCGCGCTGCTCGTCCGGTTCCGCGCCGGCGGGCTGAAGGAGCTCTGCTGGCACCTGTTCACCTGGGAACCCTATGTCGAGATCATCGAGCCCGCTTCCCTGCGCCGGGACTATGCCCGGATGCTGTCGGATGCATCGGCCCGGCACGGCGCCGTCTAAGGTTGAGCGGCAGATATCATCCCGGCCCTCCACCTCGGTACCGCAACCCAACCGCTGCCAGTTCCCCAGAGCCCAGGCGGCCAACCAGGCCAAGCCCCTGCATCGCCGAAGCGGTGCCTCCGCTATCGCCGTGTGTCCGGTTGTCACGCGGCAACCCCGGACAGCGCCTTGGCACACGATAACCGGAGCAATGGCCTGTCCCGCGGATCCGGGTCGGGAGTGTCCGGGCTTTCCAAGGACTTCCCTGTCATGAAACGGCAGGAATACGGCTCCCACGCGTCACGGAAATGACAACCCTCAGACTCTCCTCCAGGACAGTTCCGGGAACGGGTCTGCACGTCCGGTAACATGAGCCCGGTTCCAGCGGCACCGGCGCAGGTCCATGCACCGGGCCGATGAAGCGACCGGCATGGCGGGCTGCAGCCTGCCAACTGCAGCGGCAAGCCGGGAGCGGCCGGCCACTTGCAAGGAGGAGAGAACGAGCAGCCCGAGACAAAGGGCGGATATCCGCCGGCCTCATGGCTCCTGCCGCCCCTCACGAAGCAAGCCAGGTCCGGTTCGTCAGATAGGCAGCCTGCGCCGCAGTGCTTACCGCTCCCGGGCGCAGCGAACGCAGAAGGCCAAGGGCCTGCCCGGGATCCGTGCCCATCTCGATCAACAGCCGGCCGGCGACGGTGCCGCTGCGCCCCCGGCCGGCGAGGCAGTGGATGGCCACCGCGTCGCCCGCGGCCAGCAGGGACCGGATACTCGGACCGATCGTGCTCCAAGCCTGCTCGAACCGCTCGTCCGGAGGATGGAGATCGCTGATCGGCAGATGATGCCAGCCAATTCCGGCCGCTCGCGCGTGCCGCCCGATGTCGGCCGCCCCGTACCGCCGCAACTCCGCCGCCTCCATCAGGGAAAGCAGAGCCTTGGCTCCCCAGCGTGCCAGCACCTCGACATCAGCCCTGGTGTCGCGCTCGCAAGGGGTGCCGGACCCTGGCCGCGGCTGTTTCCTGCCGGGACAGGGAACGATGCCGATCCGGCCCCTGCCACAGCTCACGGTACAAATCTGCAGCGGGCGGTTGGCGCTGTTCTCGATGAAAAGCACTGCAATCAACTCCTGTGACCAGGCCGCCCTGCAGGACGCCTGTACCTTCGCGATATCAACTGTTTGCCGGCCCCTCCACGGCCAGCCTTGCCGCCGTCACGACGCTATCAGCGGCTTGCCTGATCCTGCGCGTCACGCGGCAGCCTTACCCGCTCTCCCCAGTCCACAGGCTGCCGTCCGTCGGCTGTCAGCACCCATAGCACCGGACAGGGAGGCGGACCCGGTGGAGCCCGCCCGAAGCCGTCGGTGAGTATGATTATGCCGTCCGGTGCGTCGCCGCCGTCCTGCAGGTGGGTGAACATCGGGCGGAAGTCCGTACCGCCTCCACCCTGCAGACGAAGGCCGGCGACGCCGCCGATGTCGCGGCAGGAGAGCACCCTGTCCAGGTGCAGCGCCGCATCGAAGGTCAGGACACGGACCGTCTCGACGGAACCGCTGGCCAGCACCCCGGACAGCTCTGCGAGGAACCGCGGCAGGCAGGAAAGCGTGCTGCCGGAAACGTCGATCGCGACTACCAGGCGACGGGTCGATACGATCCGGCCGGGCATGTACAGGCCGCGCGCGATGAAGCGCCGGTCCGGCCGGTCCCATCGGCGTTCGGCGCGCCGGGACCGGGCGACGAACCGGGCGAGCAGGTCGCGCCAGTTCAGGACCGGTCGCGTCAACCTGTGGATCAGCAGCGCGGCGCTTGCCGGCAGTTTCCCTCCGTTCCGCTCAACCTGCCGTGCGGCCGCCAGTACCCGCACCGGCCAGCTTTCGAAGCCGCCGGCAGCGAACGCGAGGTCGGGGTCGAAAGGCCCGGATACCGCCTGGTCGGGTCGGCCATGGAGGTCGGCCAGAAGTCCGCGCCCGCCGGACCCGTCGCGATCCTGCGCGGCCGGGATCCTCTCGTAGACTTCCTCGGCGCTGCGGCCGTCCCACTCCGGGAAATAAACGGCCCCCGCCGGCACGGCGCTCCCCTCGCTCCGGATCAGCGCATTGGCTTCGTGGTCGATGGCGATGTTCCATCGGCGCGGCTCCCGGCCGCCCTGCCGCGGAAAATGCCCGAGCGCGCAGTGCCAGATCTCATGGGTCAGGACGAACAGCCGGTCCGCCGGCGAAAGCCCGAGCAGGAAGGGCGCGCTGGCGAATACCGAGCGCCCGTCGGTCGCCGCCGTCGAAAGGCGGCTGTCGACCACGGGCACGAGGTCCAGCTGCATCGCCAGGTGGGCCAGCAAGGGCTGCGAGAGCAGGAGTGCCGCCCGGTCACCCTCCCAGAGCGCCAGGGCGCGCCGCTTGAGCTCCGCCGGCCTGATCGCGCCGCTCACTCCGCCGCTCCGGCCAGAGGGAGCCCGGCGGCGGCAAGTGCGGCATCGGCGATGGCCGTGGCGCCGCCGCACAGGCCGGCGGCCACGGCGCCGCCGTGAAGCCGCGACCATGCGGCGAACAGGGGGTGCCCGATGACGGCGAGCATGTCCGCGGCGGGCCGGTCTCGCAGGGCATCGACCATAGCGAGCGCCGCGAAGTCGCTCGGCAGGGCCAGGCCGATGCGCAGGAATGCGCCGACCAGCTGCGGCCAGTCCGTCCTCCGGCGCAGGTGATGGGCCAGGGCGGCGCAGAGGGCATAGCGCTGGTCGGCGCGCCCCGGCACCGTGACCGGAAGCTTTCCCTCGAGCATCGACCCGGCGTCGGGCAGGGGCGCCGCCAGCGTGCGAAAGGCCAGAAACTCGAGCGCGGCACCCTGGCCGACCAGGCCGGCCGCGACGACGGCCAGCAGACGCGCGCGGCTGTCCGGCGGCATAGCACCGCGCTCGAGCAGCGCGAGCTCGGCAGCCACGCGGGCCCAGGAGCGGGGGCTTGGCCAGCCGCGCTCGGTGTCGCCCGTCATGTCGAACAGGCACTGCGGCCGGTAGCGCAGGAAACCGATCACGTCGGGATGGATCCCGGCATGGAGGGCCCACCCGATCCATCCCTCCAGGTCCGCCTCGACCTCGACGTGGCAAAAGCGGTTCGCGAGCGCGCTCGACAGCGAGGTCGCGACCGCGTAGTCACCCACGCGGTTGCCGGCCGCGACGATGTACCACCCGGGAGGCACCGTGTAGAGATCCCCGAGTCGGCGATCGAGGATCAGCTCGTAGGCTGCGGCCTGCAACGTCCGGTCGGCGGCCGTCAGTTCGTCGAACAGGATGATGCCGCGGCTGTCCGGGTCGCGCGGCCACTCGGACGAGAGCAGCCAGGCGACCGAGTCGCCCCGGGGCACGGGGAGACCGCGCAGGTCGACCGGCTCGCGCTGCGAGAGGCGGATATCGACGAAACCGATGCCCCGATCTTGGCACGTGGCCCGGACCACGGCGCTCTTGCCGACACCCGGCGGCCCCCAGAGCATCAGCGGCGGGATGTCACGGGCACGGCCGGGGTTCTCCATCAGCGCGCCGAGATGAAGGTCGAGCAGGGAGCGGATCTCGGGGATGGAGCAGACGACCGCCGGCTTCGTCTCAGGCATGCAGGACCTCATTGTCGGAGAAAATGTCGGCCCGGGCGGGTGCCACCGCCAGGGCCATCGCCAGCGACCGCTCCTCCGTCGCGGCGGCGCCGCCGTCTGCCGCGATGCGCAGCAGATGCTCCCGGGCGTCCGCGGCGCTCAGCAGGTGAAGAGCGCCGAGCAGGTTGACGCGGTCGGCGCCGTCAAGGTTCCGCGCGAGCCAGCGGCAGAAGCCGAGGACCAGGGCAGGCGTACGCGCGTGCGAGCGCAGGGCAGCCAGGGCGTGCACCGTCCGCTGCAGCCGGTCGGTATCCTCGGCAGCCAGACCTTGGCTGTCGTTCCGGCGCCGGTGCCGGCTCCGGCCGAAGCGGCCCGACCCGAAGGCCTGCATCAGCAGGGTCGTCAGGGCTTCCGTCGCCGTTTCGGGCCACTGCTTTCGCAGGGCCGAGGCCAGGGTGACGAGATGGACGGGATGCCACGCCGTCAGGGGCGCCGTGCTGGACGGGCCGGAAGCCTGCCTGTGGAGCCAGAGCCCGAGATCGGCGTCCCATCCGCGCTGATCGAGGTCGCGGGGCAGCGACCACCACCAGTCGCCCGGCTGCAGGCCCCGCCTCGCGGCGCGGTGCTGCAGGCCGCAGCGCACCGACCACAGCGCATCCGCGTCGTGGCCGGCGGAGGCGAGGGACTCCAGGGCGACCAGAGCACCCAGCACGCCGCGCGGCGTCCGCACCCGCCCGCACCAGTGCAGGAGTGCGCCCACGGCACGGGCGTCGCCGGTTCGGGCCGTCCGGAGCAGCTGGCCGACGGCTGCTTCCGCGGTCTCGCCCTGCGGTGCGCCCGGCAGCGAGACATGCTCGACGAACGGAGCCAGGACACCTGCCGGCGCGCTGTCGCGGACCAGAAGCG contains:
- a CDS encoding DNA cytosine methyltransferase, producing the protein MPLDFESSLNASEAPAKSSAQATTIDLFCGAGGLSLGLSRAGFRVVSALDNDPVAARTYRRNLGDHINVAQIEDVSADDMLALTGIRRGELSLLAGGPPCQGFSLQRRGDRKDPRNGLVLEFVRLVEELRPQLFLMENVGGLLSKHGKPFLRELSLRAWHLGYVVQVALLDAVDYGVPQYRQRAFLVGEQSNDGIARFKFPDPVSRAKRATVRDAIGDLPSPLADGSVHPDFPNHYREARLSALNIERIKHVPPGGGREHLPEELQLACHRNNPGHRHMDVYGRLAWDEPSVTLTARFDSFTRGRFGHPVEHRSLTIREGARIQTFPDTFVFEGNREDGARQVGNAVPPLFAQRLGDALMRRLYVDTSCTTINSPNDFGLTMELL
- a CDS encoding IS256 family transposase translates to MTEDNSIVRLRQPNEIDDPLTALLRSGARQLLEQAIEAEVAAFLAAGKDLKLADGRDRLVRHGHGPERVIQTGIGPVEVQRVKVRDRDPGPAAERIRFSSALLPRWARRTTSLDALLPILYLRGVSAGDFQEALSVLLGKDAPNLSPAVISRLKESWAEDYARWQRRDLSARRYVYVWADGVYLQARMEPTAECMLVMIGATPEGKKELIGFQVGVRESAQSWRELLIDLKARGLTIAPELAVADGALGFWKALDEVFPGTRHQRCWFHKSSNVLNKVAKSLQPAVKQDLREIWMAPDLKAAERALDTFEKKYGAKYSGAVECLTKDRDALLAFYSFPAEHWDHVRTTNPIESVFATVRHRTIRTKGALSQDTAKLMVFKLISAASRTWRRLQGENQLPKIIQGVKFRDGIEVSVPTSQSAA
- a CDS encoding DUF2357 domain-containing protein; translated protein: MELKILIRLSGESKTYELYPVARIPEGFFREQGKYEFAVEIGEAIRSSVVELAVNDVLCDRRLSCGEAVFVYEPKFYAGDIRIALLVNGRVQSTFETVVDPNLSKLTRDEYASMVSEVASATLAIFRFGGVTIPASAGTVGQRPDIVALELVRSNIEPFERALSRIADRPNRALRSSSVRSHLLLARNVDDQAISGAFSRGKVRAAAAEEKRAFPSFVDACDGNWITEVIELQRKETLDIYEHRALLGFIRWLDVTLGLIRRHLVASLDDPEFKGPAARIWIGRIERWRTRLGMLSRRSLFDGLKLDPHLRATTVFRLHPDYATAFAAMSRMRAGLRLESGSATPAIPIDRTYQLYEYWCYIGVLRAVAARFPETRAQVARLVQGLLNAGELGFALSKGEMSHLSFGPGLRLSYQRSYAPRSQNGQGRTLLVEAVPDVVIESLDEQGRVVGIVVADPKYRKGSSLLDGIRDLHVYRDAIVDEAGNRLVKGAVAFAPRPGSLATDRFAIPSDVPGALAVRPGHDSHVFDRFITAAAAILGKPLETESGLFPEPADASAAQVAA
- a CDS encoding IS5 family transposase; protein product: MSAIGHCSLHGVPVTRKTRPQQTCGKDAFVAGLRFIGEWLVEKHGTQRRRAWRKLHLAVDAKTGTIVASTLTSKEVDNAAELGPLLDQVDEPLAAVVAGGAYDQDRVYDAVAGHSAEAAVVVPPRSTAVLSSSNESDPTQRDRHIQAIAGQGRMGWQRTSGYNARAGAEGAMSRYKRIIGDTLRSHTCPAQEVETRIAVTVLNRMLDLGRPESVRAA
- a CDS encoding helix-turn-helix transcriptional regulator — protein: MAYGQIDNIFQLLLMMQGTRLGVSLQDIQKEFRVSRRTAERMRDVVVRVFGNRVEVVSSDEPVKRWRIAPGTLSELVAVSPEELLEMEAAEQALRREGLEVRAVILGRLAIKLRASLQPRELARMEPDLAALIEAEGLAARPGPRPAVTPEVLAPLRHAFKAMERVRLYYSPRGGGKAGWRTVSPLGLLYGVRHYLVAVPDGRTQPRLYSLPNIGRVERLAETAHRPPGFDLRRYAAQSFGIFQEQPADIVLRFDPARAADAAAHRFHDDEAKENGPDGALLVRFRAGGLKELCWHLFTWEPYVEIIEPASLRRDYARMLSDASARHGAV
- a CDS encoding cyclin-dependent kinase inhibitor 3 family protein, giving the protein MLFIENSANRPLQICTVSCGRGRIGIVPCPGRKQPRPGSGTPCERDTRADVEVLARWGAKALLSLMEAAELRRYGAADIGRHARAAGIGWHHLPISDLHPPDERFEQAWSTIGPSIRSLLAAGDAVAIHCLAGRGRSGTVAGRLLIEMGTDPGQALGLLRSLRPGAVSTAAQAAYLTNRTWLAS
- a CDS encoding DUF2201 family putative metallopeptidase → MSGAIRPAELKRRALALWEGDRAALLLSQPLLAHLAMQLDLVPVVDSRLSTAATDGRSVFASAPFLLGLSPADRLFVLTHEIWHCALGHFPRQGGREPRRWNIAIDHEANALIRSEGSAVPAGAVYFPEWDGRSAEEVYERIPAAQDRDGSGGRGLLADLHGRPDQAVSGPFDPDLAFAAGGFESWPVRVLAAARQVERNGGKLPASAALLIHRLTRPVLNWRDLLARFVARSRRAERRWDRPDRRFIARGLYMPGRIVSTRRLVVAIDVSGSTLSCLPRFLAELSGVLASGSVETVRVLTFDAALHLDRVLSCRDIGGVAGLRLQGGGGTDFRPMFTHLQDGGDAPDGIIILTDGFGRAPPGPPPCPVLWVLTADGRQPVDWGERVRLPRDAQDQASR
- a CDS encoding AAA family ATPase, translated to MPETKPAVVCSIPEIRSLLDLHLGALMENPGRARDIPPLMLWGPPGVGKSAVVRATCQDRGIGFVDIRLSQREPVDLRGLPVPRGDSVAWLLSSEWPRDPDSRGIILFDELTAADRTLQAAAYELILDRRLGDLYTVPPGWYIVAAGNRVGDYAVATSLSSALANRFCHVEVEADLEGWIGWALHAGIHPDVIGFLRYRPQCLFDMTGDTERGWPSPRSWARVAAELALLERGAMPPDSRARLLAVVAAGLVGQGAALEFLAFRTLAAPLPDAGSMLEGKLPVTVPGRADQRYALCAALAHHLRRRTDWPQLVGAFLRIGLALPSDFAALAMVDALRDRPAADMLAVIGHPLFAAWSRLHGGAVAAGLCGGATAIADAALAAAGLPLAGAAE